The Thermoplasmata archaeon genome has a segment encoding these proteins:
- a CDS encoding Mur ligase family protein, whose product MSYEEILQHLYALTRFGTKLNLDNIRGLLEHLGHPETHFKVVHVTGSKGKGSVCAFLHSILKSAGYKTGLYTSPHLIEFNERIVVNGEKIPKEKVVEYYNKIKDIVDGMIAVDRTKQVTFFEFTTAMAFKYFADVEVDYAVVEVGLGGRLDATNVVSPECCVITNVEHEHTNVLGRSIEKIAREKAGIIKEGVPVVTGATGKALKVIEEIAKQNKSELIVLTNDMIEVKDKRKFSINYGTWSLEDLEISLPGRFQFENAALAVLCAKVLGLEERWIREGLRTAVWHGRFEKVHEKPDVIVDCAHTPRSAEALVESLAENYDKVNFVFGVFKDKKKGEILRTLSRVGDEIIITEPDSPRAENAERVKKIAARYFRKAVVMKREEAFSAVLSRPGIWCICGSVYLAGDALAFFEKRKLERVSENAGIDWYKLVETLESIYGNAGHYDDPFRVLIATILSQRTKDEVTYPRADALFSRYPDVSTLVRANPEEIAEIIKPVGFYNLKAKKIVEVARIIEEKYSGKVPEKIEELLKLPGVGRKTANCVLVFGFGKDALPVDTHVHRISNRMGVVSTKTPEETENALKRVIPKPLWKKINYLFVEHGKSVCRPVKPRCEHCQIAGFCERKV is encoded by the coding sequence ATGAGTTATGAGGAAATACTCCAGCACCTCTATGCCTTAACCAGATTTGGAACTAAGCTTAACCTTGATAACATCAGAGGATTGCTTGAACATCTAGGCCATCCCGAAACACACTTCAAAGTGGTGCATGTCACAGGCAGTAAAGGAAAGGGGTCTGTGTGTGCCTTCCTTCATTCGATTTTAAAATCTGCAGGGTATAAAACAGGTCTTTATACCTCACCGCATCTAATTGAGTTCAATGAAAGGATAGTGGTGAACGGAGAGAAAATACCGAAGGAGAAAGTGGTGGAGTATTATAATAAAATTAAGGATATTGTTGATGGGATGATAGCAGTAGACAGAACAAAGCAAGTAACATTCTTTGAGTTTACCACAGCAATGGCATTCAAGTATTTTGCAGATGTAGAAGTGGATTATGCAGTTGTAGAGGTTGGTCTCGGAGGACGCCTGGATGCAACAAATGTAGTCTCGCCAGAATGCTGTGTCATCACGAATGTTGAGCATGAGCATACAAACGTACTAGGAAGGAGCATTGAAAAAATCGCAAGAGAGAAAGCAGGGATAATAAAGGAGGGTGTGCCTGTCGTGACAGGCGCTACTGGGAAGGCACTCAAAGTTATTGAGGAGATTGCAAAGCAGAACAAATCTGAGCTTATTGTGCTTACGAACGACATGATTGAAGTAAAGGATAAAAGGAAATTTTCAATAAATTACGGAACATGGTCTCTTGAAGACCTTGAAATTTCATTGCCAGGTAGATTCCAGTTTGAAAATGCTGCTCTTGCTGTGCTCTGTGCAAAAGTGCTTGGATTGGAGGAGAGGTGGATTCGAGAGGGTTTGAGAACTGCTGTCTGGCATGGGAGATTTGAGAAGGTGCATGAGAAACCTGATGTTATTGTGGATTGTGCCCACACGCCCAGAAGTGCAGAGGCACTTGTAGAATCACTGGCAGAGAATTACGATAAGGTTAATTTTGTCTTCGGCGTTTTCAAAGACAAGAAGAAAGGGGAGATTTTGCGTACACTTTCCAGGGTTGGAGATGAGATAATTATTACAGAGCCAGATTCTCCGAGAGCTGAGAATGCGGAGCGAGTGAAAAAAATTGCGGCAAGATATTTCAGGAAGGCGGTTGTGATGAAGCGTGAAGAAGCTTTTTCTGCAGTCCTTTCTCGCCCTGGGATTTGGTGCATTTGCGGTTCCGTCTATCTTGCTGGCGATGCCCTTGCATTCTTTGAAAAACGGAAGTTAGAGAGAGTATCAGAGAACGCTGGCATCGACTGGTATAAGCTTGTTGAGACGCTTGAGAGTATCTACGGGAATGCTGGCCATTATGACGACCCATTCAGAGTGCTGATTGCAACCATTCTTTCACAACGCACGAAAGATGAGGTTACATATCCGAGAGCAGACGCTCTGTTCTCACGGTATCCAGATGTCTCGACACTTGTAAGAGCAAATCCAGAGGAGATTGCAGAAATTATCAAACCAGTCGGGTTTTACAATTTGAAGGCTAAGAAAATTGTAGAGGTGGCAAGAATTATCGAGGAAAAGTATAGCGGAAAGGTGCCCGAGAAAATTGAAGAGTTATTAAAACTTCCAGGTGTAGGAAGGAAGACAGCGAACTGCGTGCTTGTGTTTGGGTTTGGAAAGGATGCCCTGCCAGTAGATACCCATGTCCACAGAATCTCGAATAGAATGGGTGTAGTGAGCACGAAGACGCCAGAGGAGACAGAGAATGCACTGAAGCGGGTGATTCCGAAACCATTGTGGAAAAAGATTAACTACCTGTTTGTAGAGCACGGAAAGAGTGTGTGCAGGCCAGTAAAGCCGAGATGCGAGCATTGTCAGATTGCAGGGTTTTGTGAAAGAAAAGTGTAG
- the ileS gene encoding isoleucine--tRNA ligase, whose protein sequence is MIRDIQKEFNLQALETKIFKYWEEQKAYQKVKKAREKSEKFFILDGPPFATGIVHMGHARNKVLKDVLIRYNLMNGKNVIAIPGFDMHGVSIEIMLEQSLMLKGKREIERYGLDKFIEKCRSFTFENKNKMIEEYKMLGIWFDWDRAYITLSDEYISSVWWSIARAYERGFLVELERVVPVCPRCETAISDNEVEYKEAKVHGVYVIVPLKGRTDEFILVWTPYPWIVTGALAIAVNPDEEYVKVKVKTGEEEQILITCKQNAEKILALRNHVSTEIIETIKGESLKGTEYIPPLLIEVPYHQEVKGEWVHKIVTSKRVQPVHTGAFFISPGMGTVEFEIGQEYNLPVFNPFEIDGTFTSKIINKYARFKYDDANSLIIRDLRDGEVLYAEAEEVIRVGHCWRCGSQLLHLPTKQWFIRTKGMRDRLLEASEGVKWIPPWVGSGRMYDFLSNLGDWCVSRQRYWGIPMPIWKCSCGNTKVVSSIQELKAGKGFLEGQYLHIPWINNVVFTCEKCGKDMRRVEDTVDVYIDSGVASWASIGYPSKKEEFASIWPVDIIVEAHTQTKNWFFSQMVLSYIAFDKLPYQSVFAHGHVVDEKHQLVTNVSPNVDTPRNLAGRYGYDALRVYLLSKEPWQDLVYNEERIKGIYRSLSILWNVAVFANIYMRNDKVELRDLTYENVREHLLLEDKWLLSRLENLKLLASDAMDKMAYHKVWRHIERFIKEEVSRIYIKAIRQRVRTKGLSHEKMAAYYALVETLSSIAKMLAPLAPHVAEEIYLTYDGKHESVFFEHYPTANKLIIDDKLERKMRIAMEVIKEINKIRSKVGIPLRVPLRRVIVKSEKEETFESVKDFEKIIAQFVNAKKIEILPLGKDWDELILEVVPNPSAIGLVYRQWASKIGHLLKLQSAKKIKEGIERGEYMLGIEGQLVRILPNMVSFKSKLPDNVQSAPITNGNLYIDLNLTEEDILESNIRNFIRIVMEMRKEMRLDIDDIIDLYIATDEQLQNILLSSVENIKANVNARNIEFVSGEIPGEYVVEWNLRETSLVLGITPLYFKSTLEKFMGIPGMTPERGKALFNAGYVSIEKLRTANAEELQKIPGIGKTFAKKIVSYFSTQRPEVAEGKVEAAEEPKVVPVKKELHKEAVETPIPEKQAPLQPEVPEPSEKERENFVRLMMTKYTIPGLGPSKARALYDAGYRTVEMLASARIEDLARMPTIGENLAKRILGYLAEFGVKPVQTQSEPLVSGPRVEQAVANEGDKTPEKIGGGEMEEKPVEFRQGYSYIIKCERADRAYKYLKEYMAKANPKVICVTRDYPEKIKQKYELEDVPIIWLSNVGKENAVRPKDLEKLSLILEQFLSKNRDSVIFLDGIEYLITNNNFITVLRLIQSLKDQIAINNAMLLIPINPATMEASQFNLIEREVDDVI, encoded by the coding sequence ATGATTAGGGATATTCAGAAGGAGTTCAATCTTCAGGCATTGGAAACAAAGATATTCAAGTACTGGGAGGAACAGAAAGCTTATCAGAAGGTGAAAAAAGCAAGGGAGAAATCCGAAAAGTTTTTCATTCTGGATGGTCCCCCTTTTGCAACAGGAATTGTGCACATGGGGCATGCTAGAAATAAGGTACTGAAGGACGTATTGATCAGATATAATTTGATGAATGGAAAAAACGTGATAGCGATACCTGGCTTTGATATGCATGGCGTTTCAATCGAAATCATGCTCGAGCAGAGCTTGATGCTAAAAGGGAAGAGAGAAATTGAAAGGTATGGACTTGACAAATTCATTGAAAAATGCAGGAGTTTTACATTTGAAAATAAGAACAAAATGATTGAAGAATACAAAATGCTAGGCATCTGGTTTGATTGGGACCGAGCTTACATCACTCTTTCAGATGAGTACATTTCCTCTGTGTGGTGGAGCATTGCGAGGGCTTATGAGCGTGGCTTCCTTGTTGAGCTGGAAAGAGTAGTTCCTGTCTGCCCAAGATGTGAAACCGCGATTTCAGACAATGAGGTTGAATACAAGGAGGCAAAGGTTCATGGAGTTTATGTGATCGTGCCTTTGAAGGGACGCACTGACGAGTTTATACTTGTATGGACACCTTATCCATGGATAGTTACAGGTGCTCTTGCGATTGCAGTAAATCCAGATGAAGAGTATGTAAAGGTGAAGGTGAAAACAGGGGAAGAGGAGCAGATCCTAATCACGTGTAAACAGAATGCAGAAAAAATTCTCGCTCTTAGAAATCATGTGAGTACCGAGATTATAGAAACGATTAAGGGAGAGAGCTTGAAAGGCACTGAGTACATTCCTCCGTTACTGATAGAGGTACCCTACCATCAGGAGGTAAAAGGGGAATGGGTGCACAAGATTGTCACGAGCAAAAGAGTTCAGCCTGTTCATACAGGTGCTTTCTTCATTTCACCGGGTATGGGTACTGTAGAGTTTGAAATAGGACAAGAATACAACCTACCAGTATTCAATCCGTTTGAGATTGATGGTACCTTTACCTCTAAAATAATAAACAAATATGCAAGATTTAAGTATGACGATGCGAACTCTTTGATCATAAGGGACTTGAGAGATGGAGAGGTACTCTACGCAGAAGCGGAGGAAGTGATAAGGGTTGGGCATTGCTGGCGGTGTGGCTCTCAACTTCTACATCTTCCGACTAAGCAATGGTTTATCAGGACAAAAGGAATGCGGGATAGGTTGCTGGAGGCCTCTGAGGGAGTGAAATGGATTCCCCCATGGGTTGGCTCGGGTAGGATGTATGATTTCCTTTCAAACCTTGGAGACTGGTGTGTTTCAAGGCAAAGGTACTGGGGCATTCCTATGCCAATCTGGAAATGCTCTTGCGGTAACACAAAGGTCGTGTCTTCAATTCAAGAGTTGAAAGCTGGAAAAGGGTTTTTGGAAGGCCAGTACCTTCATATTCCTTGGATCAACAATGTTGTGTTTACTTGTGAAAAGTGCGGAAAGGACATGCGTCGCGTGGAGGATACAGTTGATGTGTATATAGATTCAGGTGTAGCTTCATGGGCTTCTATTGGCTATCCATCCAAAAAGGAGGAATTTGCCAGCATTTGGCCTGTCGACATTATTGTTGAAGCACACACACAAACGAAAAATTGGTTCTTCTCACAGATGGTGCTCAGCTATATTGCCTTTGACAAGCTGCCCTACCAAAGTGTTTTTGCTCATGGACATGTAGTGGATGAGAAGCACCAGCTGGTTACCAACGTGTCTCCAAATGTGGACACACCTAGAAATCTTGCTGGGAGATATGGCTATGATGCTTTAAGGGTGTATCTTCTCTCCAAAGAACCATGGCAGGATTTAGTTTACAATGAGGAACGAATAAAGGGAATATATCGTTCTCTTTCTATATTATGGAATGTTGCAGTTTTCGCCAACATATACATGAGAAACGACAAGGTCGAGCTCAGAGACCTCACATACGAAAATGTGCGCGAGCATTTATTACTGGAGGATAAATGGCTTCTCTCACGCCTTGAAAATCTGAAACTTCTAGCAAGCGACGCAATGGATAAAATGGCCTATCACAAAGTATGGAGACATATAGAGAGGTTTATCAAAGAAGAGGTATCTAGAATCTATATTAAGGCCATAAGACAGAGGGTAAGAACAAAAGGGCTATCTCATGAAAAAATGGCTGCCTACTATGCCTTGGTAGAGACATTGAGCAGCATCGCAAAAATGCTGGCACCGCTTGCGCCGCATGTTGCTGAGGAGATTTATCTCACCTACGATGGCAAGCATGAAAGTGTTTTCTTTGAGCACTATCCTACAGCAAATAAACTTATCATAGATGATAAACTCGAGAGAAAGATGAGAATTGCAATGGAAGTTATTAAAGAGATTAACAAGATAAGATCAAAGGTAGGAATTCCTTTACGAGTCCCCCTTAGAAGAGTGATTGTGAAATCCGAGAAGGAAGAGACATTTGAAAGTGTTAAGGACTTCGAAAAAATTATTGCTCAGTTTGTGAATGCAAAAAAAATTGAGATTTTACCTCTTGGTAAGGACTGGGATGAACTCATCCTAGAAGTGGTCCCGAATCCCTCTGCGATAGGTCTTGTTTACAGACAATGGGCAAGCAAAATTGGACATTTGCTGAAACTTCAATCAGCGAAGAAAATTAAGGAAGGAATTGAGCGCGGAGAGTACATGCTGGGTATTGAAGGGCAATTGGTTAGAATTCTTCCCAACATGGTATCCTTCAAATCAAAACTGCCAGATAATGTGCAGTCGGCACCCATCACAAACGGAAATTTGTATATAGACCTGAATCTGACCGAGGAAGACATTCTGGAGTCCAACATAAGAAACTTTATCCGCATAGTCATGGAGATGCGAAAGGAGATGCGCCTGGATATCGACGATATAATTGACCTTTACATTGCTACAGATGAACAATTGCAGAATATTCTTCTTTCCTCTGTAGAAAATATAAAGGCCAATGTTAATGCGAGAAACATAGAATTTGTTTCTGGAGAGATACCTGGAGAGTATGTAGTAGAGTGGAACCTCAGGGAGACATCATTAGTTCTTGGAATCACTCCACTCTACTTCAAGTCAACCCTTGAAAAATTCATGGGAATCCCAGGAATGACTCCAGAACGCGGAAAAGCCCTATTCAATGCTGGCTATGTATCAATAGAAAAACTTAGGACGGCAAATGCTGAAGAGCTTCAGAAGATTCCAGGAATTGGAAAGACATTTGCAAAAAAAATTGTCAGTTATTTTTCCACGCAGAGGCCTGAAGTTGCCGAGGGGAAGGTGGAGGCAGCAGAAGAGCCGAAGGTAGTTCCTGTTAAGAAGGAATTACACAAAGAGGCAGTTGAAACTCCAATCCCAGAAAAACAAGCTCCCTTACAACCAGAAGTACCAGAGCCAAGTGAGAAGGAACGAGAAAATTTTGTGCGGTTGATGATGACAAAGTACACAATTCCAGGGCTTGGCCCCTCAAAAGCAAGAGCCCTTTATGATGCAGGTTATAGAACGGTTGAGATGCTTGCAAGTGCAAGGATTGAAGACCTGGCGAGGATGCCCACCATTGGAGAAAATCTTGCAAAGCGAATTCTAGGATATCTAGCAGAATTCGGGGTCAAGCCAGTCCAGACACAATCTGAGCCACTTGTTAGTGGACCTAGGGTTGAGCAAGCTGTGGCTAACGAAGGTGATAAAACACCAGAGAAAATCGGTGGTGGAGAGATGGAGGAAAAACCGGTGGAGTTCAGACAGGGGTATTCCTACATAATCAAATGTGAGCGGGCGGATAGGGCCTACAAATACCTTAAAGAATACATGGCAAAGGCAAACCCGAAGGTAATCTGTGTCACCAGGGACTATCCTGAGAAGATAAAGCAGAAATACGAACTGGAGGATGTGCCAATAATCTGGCTCTCAAATGTGGGAAAGGAGAATGCAGTGCGACCCAAAGACCTGGAAAAGTTAAGTTTGATACTGGAACAGTTCCTATCAAAGAACAGGGATTCAGTTATCTTCCTGGATGGAATTGAGTATCTGATTACTAACAATAATTTTATCACAGTGCTTCGTCTAATTCAATCACTAAAGGACCAGATTGCAATTAATAATGCAATGCTTCTTATTCCAATAAATCCTGCAACAATGGAGGCATCCCAATTCAATCTGATTGAGCGGGAAGTGGACGATGTAATCTGA
- a CDS encoding 50S ribosomal protein L40e — protein MAFPEAVDRLLNKKICMRCSARNPLRATRCRKCGYSGLRPKSKERGAKQ, from the coding sequence ATGGCGTTCCCAGAGGCAGTTGACCGCTTACTGAATAAGAAAATTTGCATGCGATGCAGTGCAAGAAATCCTTTAAGAGCTACAAGATGCAGAAAGTGTGGCTACTCAGGATTAAGACCTAAATCAAAGGAAAGGGGTGCGAAACAGTAA
- the hisS gene encoding histidine--tRNA ligase, with product MLQPLRGFRDFYPETMAARRKMFEAMISAVRKYGFREIDTPSVEGLELFKLKSGPGIVEETFSFVDKGGREVTLIPELTPSVARMISARRKVLTFPQKWYSLGKMWRYEEPQSGRLREFYQLNVDIFGADNIESDAEIIAVGIEIMKALGIENEIVVKISHRQLVQGILECMGVQNVEEAMHVIDKRDKMHTEEFRQELSRMGVRDEQMDKLLEILSFKKEFTKETISEVKAAIENLLPFSSKRVDVQEMTPGFSMALHAAEKLEKLSSYLKLYEADKYCMLDLGLVRGLSYYTGVVFECFDKQGSFRAIFGGGRYDNLIELFGDMKIPAVGFAIGDAVLEQVLRKAGKWYPEKLETDFFVAFTNQDFYPLAVRIAKMLRNQGFSVEIDLLKRNLEKQFKYADRVGARRVIIIGEEELKEGKVRVKNMETGEQENIELKNLLPEE from the coding sequence ATGCTCCAACCATTGAGGGGTTTCAGAGATTTCTATCCGGAAACAATGGCTGCAAGAAGAAAGATGTTTGAGGCAATGATATCGGCAGTTAGAAAATACGGGTTTAGGGAGATAGACACACCAAGTGTGGAGGGGCTGGAGCTATTCAAACTCAAGAGCGGTCCAGGCATTGTTGAGGAAACATTTTCATTCGTTGATAAAGGTGGTAGAGAGGTCACTCTTATCCCTGAGCTTACGCCCTCTGTGGCAAGAATGATTTCTGCTAGACGCAAGGTACTTACGTTTCCGCAAAAGTGGTATTCTCTAGGAAAAATGTGGAGATATGAAGAACCGCAATCAGGAAGATTACGAGAATTTTACCAGTTGAATGTAGACATCTTCGGCGCAGATAACATTGAGTCAGATGCGGAGATAATTGCAGTGGGAATAGAAATAATGAAGGCCTTGGGAATTGAGAACGAGATTGTAGTTAAAATTTCGCATCGGCAGCTTGTGCAAGGGATTTTAGAATGTATGGGTGTCCAGAATGTGGAAGAGGCAATGCATGTGATTGACAAGAGAGATAAGATGCATACTGAGGAGTTCAGACAGGAGCTCAGCAGGATGGGAGTTCGAGATGAGCAAATGGATAAGCTGTTGGAGATTCTTTCATTTAAAAAGGAGTTTACAAAAGAAACTATTAGTGAAGTGAAAGCGGCAATAGAAAATCTCCTTCCATTCAGTTCAAAGAGGGTGGATGTGCAGGAAATGACACCTGGCTTCTCAATGGCTCTTCATGCTGCAGAAAAACTTGAGAAATTATCTAGCTATCTGAAACTCTATGAGGCAGATAAATACTGTATGCTCGACCTTGGCCTTGTGCGTGGGCTGAGTTATTACACAGGTGTGGTGTTTGAATGTTTTGACAAGCAAGGTAGTTTCCGTGCGATTTTTGGAGGCGGTAGATACGATAATTTAATTGAGCTATTTGGGGATATGAAGATTCCAGCAGTTGGTTTTGCTATAGGGGATGCTGTACTGGAACAGGTACTGAGGAAAGCAGGTAAATGGTATCCGGAGAAACTTGAAACCGACTTTTTTGTCGCATTCACAAACCAGGATTTCTATCCTCTTGCAGTGAGAATTGCGAAGATGCTCAGAAACCAGGGATTTTCAGTTGAGATAGACCTACTTAAAAGAAATCTCGAGAAACAATTCAAATATGCAGATAGGGTGGGTGCTAGAAGAGTAATAATTATAGGGGAGGAGGAATTGAAAGAGGGGAAGGTGAGGGTTAAAAACATGGAGACAGGGGAGCAGGAGAACATTGAGTTGAAAAACCTCCTGCCTGAGGAGTAA
- a CDS encoding glycosyltransferase codes for MKVCIFHDYIGAIGGAEKLIFTLARELKADIITTDLDRNAVNLAGFSDLNVFSIGDVFRIPPLKQIDTSIQFFLSNFRKDYDFFILSGNWAHYAAVHHSPNLYYCHTPTRAFFELRKRVVNSQETLFRKMIAYAWTGTHRVFERYCINHYVDTIVANSENVRARIQRDYGRDAEVVYTALPVSKYKFKEIGDFWLSVNRIYPEKRIDLQLEIFRELPDEKLKIVGGFSKGDWAEKNFRKLQKIKPENVEFLGEVSEEELLELYATCKGFITTALDEDLGLTPIEAMASGKIVLAVNEGGYRETVLHGKTGYLLPPEKDAFLDKIRKLKPEEMMAMRDNCYQQAKKFDVPIFVEKIRRKIRETMERKGF; via the coding sequence ATGAAAGTATGTATCTTTCATGATTATATAGGGGCAATTGGTGGTGCCGAGAAGCTTATTTTCACCTTGGCAAGGGAATTAAAGGCAGATATAATAACTACTGACCTTGATAGAAACGCTGTGAATCTAGCTGGGTTTTCAGATCTGAATGTGTTTTCAATAGGTGATGTTTTCAGGATTCCACCGCTTAAACAGATAGACACCTCAATCCAATTCTTTCTTTCAAATTTCAGGAAGGACTACGACTTTTTTATTCTCTCAGGTAACTGGGCGCATTATGCAGCAGTTCATCATTCGCCAAATCTATACTACTGCCACACACCAACAAGGGCTTTTTTTGAACTCAGGAAAAGAGTGGTAAATTCACAGGAAACCCTTTTCAGAAAAATGATTGCATATGCCTGGACAGGAACGCACAGGGTTTTTGAACGGTATTGCATTAATCACTATGTAGATACAATTGTTGCGAACAGTGAAAATGTGAGAGCAAGAATCCAAAGGGACTACGGAAGAGATGCAGAAGTGGTCTACACTGCACTGCCAGTATCAAAATACAAGTTCAAGGAAATTGGTGACTTCTGGCTTTCTGTAAACCGAATTTACCCAGAAAAACGGATTGACTTGCAGCTCGAAATTTTCCGTGAATTGCCAGATGAAAAATTAAAAATTGTCGGTGGGTTTTCAAAGGGTGACTGGGCAGAGAAGAACTTCAGAAAACTTCAGAAAATTAAACCGGAGAATGTAGAGTTTCTTGGGGAGGTAAGTGAGGAAGAATTGCTTGAACTCTATGCAACCTGCAAGGGATTTATTACCACAGCTCTAGACGAAGATCTGGGTCTCACACCAATAGAGGCAATGGCCTCTGGCAAAATTGTGCTGGCTGTAAATGAAGGTGGTTACAGAGAAACGGTGCTTCATGGGAAAACTGGATATCTGCTTCCTCCCGAAAAGGATGCATTCCTTGATAAGATAAGGAAGCTAAAACCAGAAGAAATGATGGCGATGCGAGATAATTGTTATCAACAAGCCAAAAAATTTGATGTGCCTATATTTGTTGAAAAAATTCGGCGAAAAATCAGGGAAACGATGGAGAGAAAAGGGTTCTGA
- a CDS encoding helix-turn-helix domain-containing protein: protein MPADLDYITLINPVFTDVAFHILISFVLALIINVKLKHKYWLYITATIGINGLIDSDHFISALLGDVNIFHNIFVFVVIPLGFYALAFFYGQKKGKGVYPAIALMVFAITLSHMYLDVAAGTPIFLQYPISTTKFIFNPSLTVNSGFVVLRTQETALLILGLLALAFNRVAAYHMGHTFAEESNQSSQRFNVYTLRKVVDRKMVQILYLLTIKVLAPHEITAITGIPLTEVYRRIHILVHLGIVEVKGIRYIRGRRIQFFSVVPGRVYVRNGEIYLLTP, encoded by the coding sequence ATGCCCGCAGACCTCGACTACATCACGCTCATCAATCCGGTTTTCACGGATGTAGCATTTCACATACTTATCTCATTCGTTCTCGCCCTCATAATAAATGTGAAACTCAAACACAAGTACTGGCTATATATTACTGCGACTATCGGAATAAACGGCCTCATTGATTCAGACCACTTTATTTCCGCACTGTTGGGAGATGTGAACATTTTCCACAACATATTCGTGTTTGTGGTAATTCCGCTGGGTTTTTATGCACTTGCGTTCTTTTATGGGCAGAAGAAGGGAAAAGGTGTTTATCCAGCAATAGCTCTGATGGTGTTTGCAATAACTCTTTCCCACATGTATCTAGATGTGGCTGCAGGCACCCCAATCTTTCTTCAATACCCTATTTCTACGACAAAATTCATATTTAATCCCTCCCTGACAGTGAATTCTGGTTTTGTTGTCTTAAGAACTCAGGAAACAGCGCTGTTAATCCTCGGTCTCCTTGCCCTCGCCTTCAACAGAGTTGCAGCATATCACATGGGACACACTTTTGCGGAGGAGTCGAACCAGAGCAGTCAGAGGTTCAATGTATATACACTGAGAAAGGTTGTGGATAGAAAGATGGTGCAAATTCTCTATCTGCTCACGATAAAGGTCCTGGCACCACACGAGATTACAGCAATCACAGGGATTCCGCTTACAGAGGTTTATAGGCGGATTCACATTCTGGTGCACCTGGGAATTGTGGAAGTAAAAGGAATCCGCTACATTAGGGGTAGGAGAATACAGTTCTTCAGTGTGGTGCCTGGAAGAGTTTATGTTCGAAATGGGGAGATTTATCTTCTCACCCCCTAA
- a CDS encoding Holliday junction resolvase, translating to MRGSIYERELKRIFEADEKEMEKISKRCGYETRANYLLLKKIPFVVLRAAGSFGIDLVAVRGEFSFPVEVKSSSQKTFLFTAQSGRAREQAEEMERMCRNSNLIPLYAYRLKDENIDGDPWMIFTLDGLNFTEGRNRYLYNKIPKIERTTSGNRVMYWDHGLLLNQFVKYLYFLLVK from the coding sequence GTGCGGGGCAGTATATACGAGCGGGAACTAAAGCGAATTTTCGAAGCAGATGAAAAGGAGATGGAAAAAATTTCAAAGAGATGTGGATACGAAACTAGAGCAAATTATCTCCTTCTGAAAAAAATTCCGTTTGTGGTGCTGCGAGCTGCTGGCTCTTTTGGAATAGATTTGGTGGCTGTGCGGGGTGAATTCTCCTTTCCAGTTGAGGTAAAGTCCTCAAGCCAGAAAACCTTTCTTTTCACTGCCCAATCAGGAAGAGCAAGAGAGCAAGCAGAGGAAATGGAAAGAATGTGCAGAAACTCAAACCTAATTCCCCTTTACGCTTATCGCTTGAAAGACGAAAACATAGACGGAGACCCATGGATGATTTTTACACTAGACGGATTGAACTTCACTGAGGGACGGAATAGATACCTCTACAACAAAATTCCAAAGATTGAGAGAACCACTTCTGGCAACAGGGTGATGTACTGGGACCATGGGCTTCTCCTCAACCAGTTCGTAAAATATCTTTATTTTCTGCTGGTGAAATAG